A stretch of the Musa acuminata AAA Group cultivar baxijiao chromosome BXJ2-7, Cavendish_Baxijiao_AAA, whole genome shotgun sequence genome encodes the following:
- the LOC103991279 gene encoding uncharacterized protein LOC103991279 isoform X1 — protein MTNTAMEEDPHSNVSSSRDRYAEFMKDSCCARYFLGPNPSIARFVYALIFLVTCLLAWTVRDYGRNALSELERLKGCHGARYCLGAEGVLRVSFGCFLFFFVMFLSTMGTKKLEDSRNLWHSEWWPAKIIIWIVSMVVPFFIPSAFIQLYGKFAHFGAGAFLMIQLISVISFITWLNDCCQSEKYAKRCQYQVMVLSATAYVASISGIILMYIWYVPSLSCSLNILFITLTLVLLQLMILTSLHAKVKVGFLAPGLMGMYVVYLCWSAIRSEPQTEICNKKAEVATSADWLTIVSFVIAVLAIVIATFSTGIDSKCFQFKKTEAESEDDVPYGYGFFHFVFAMGAMYFAMLFVGWNAQNTMQKWTIDVGWASTWVRIVNEWVATLVYIWMLVAPLVWKSRRQADPV, from the exons ATGACGAATACTGCCATGGAGGAGGATCCCCACAGTAATGTCAGCAGCAGCAGGGACAGGTACGCTGAGTTCATGAAGGACTCCTGCTGCGCCCGCTACTTCCTCGGGCCGAACCCCTCCATTGCGAGGTTCGTCTACGCTCTCATCTTCCTCGTCACCTGCCTCCTCGCGTGGACCGTTCGAGACTATGGCCGCAATGCCCTCTCCGAGCTCGAGA GACTCAAAGGTTGTCATGGTGCTCGATATTGTTTAGGCGCGGAAGGTGTACTCCGCGTAAGCTTTGGCTGCTTC TTATTCTTCTTTGTCATGTTTCTGTCCACCATGGGGACGAAGAAACTAGAAGACTCTCGGAATTTGTGGCACTCCGAATGGTGGCCTGCCAAGATCATCATTTGGATTGTCTCCATGGTGGTACCATTCTTCATACCCTCTGCATTTATCCAGCTCTATG GGAAATTTGCACACTTTGGTGCAGG cgCATTTCTTATGATTCAGCTTATCAGCGTAATCAGTTTTATAACTTGGCTAAATGACTGCTGCCAATCTGAGAAATATGCAAAGAGATG CCAGTACCAAGTGATGGTTCTCTCAGCCACAGCATATGTTGCATCCATCTCAGGAATTATCTTGATGTATATCTGGTATGTGCCCAGTTTATCCTGCAGCCTCAATATCCTCTTTATCACCTTGACCCTGGTGCTTCTACAACTCATGATCCTCACATCATTGCATGCGAAG GTTAAAGTAGGATTTCTGGCACCAGGGCTGATGGGAATGTATGTTGTGTATCTTTGCTGGAGTGCAATCAGGAG TGAGCCACAGACAGAGATCTGCAATAAGAAAGCAGAAGTTGCGACAAGTGCAGATTGGCTTACTATTGTG AGCTTTGTTATTGCTGTCCTTGCAATAGTCATTGCAACATTTTCAACAGGGATAGACTCCAAATGCTTTCAG TTCAAGAAAACTGAAGCAGAGTCAGAAGATGATGTTCCCTATGGGTATGGCTTCTTTCATTTTGTCTTTGCTATGGGAGCAATGTACTTTGCCATGCTATTTGTGGGATGGAATGCACAAAACACCATGCAAAA GTGGACAATAGATGTTGGATGGGCCAGCACTTGGGTCAGAATTGTCAATGAATGGGTAGCAACACTTGTCTACA TATGGATGCTGGTTGCACCCCTTGTGTGGAAGAGCAGAAGGCAAGCAGATCCAGTATAG
- the LOC103991279 gene encoding uncharacterized protein LOC103991279 isoform X2: MTNTAMEEDPHSNVSSSRDRYAEFMKDSCCARYFLGPNPSIARFVYALIFLVTCLLAWTVRDYGRNALSELERLKGCHGARYCLGAEGVLRVSFGCFLFFFVMFLSTMGTKKLEDSRNLWHSEWWPAKIIIWIVSMVVPFFIPSAFIQLYGKFAHFGAGQYQVMVLSATAYVASISGIILMYIWYVPSLSCSLNILFITLTLVLLQLMILTSLHAKVKVGFLAPGLMGMYVVYLCWSAIRSEPQTEICNKKAEVATSADWLTIVSFVIAVLAIVIATFSTGIDSKCFQFKKTEAESEDDVPYGYGFFHFVFAMGAMYFAMLFVGWNAQNTMQKWTIDVGWASTWVRIVNEWVATLVYIWMLVAPLVWKSRRQADPV; the protein is encoded by the exons ATGACGAATACTGCCATGGAGGAGGATCCCCACAGTAATGTCAGCAGCAGCAGGGACAGGTACGCTGAGTTCATGAAGGACTCCTGCTGCGCCCGCTACTTCCTCGGGCCGAACCCCTCCATTGCGAGGTTCGTCTACGCTCTCATCTTCCTCGTCACCTGCCTCCTCGCGTGGACCGTTCGAGACTATGGCCGCAATGCCCTCTCCGAGCTCGAGA GACTCAAAGGTTGTCATGGTGCTCGATATTGTTTAGGCGCGGAAGGTGTACTCCGCGTAAGCTTTGGCTGCTTC TTATTCTTCTTTGTCATGTTTCTGTCCACCATGGGGACGAAGAAACTAGAAGACTCTCGGAATTTGTGGCACTCCGAATGGTGGCCTGCCAAGATCATCATTTGGATTGTCTCCATGGTGGTACCATTCTTCATACCCTCTGCATTTATCCAGCTCTATG GGAAATTTGCACACTTTGGTGCAGG CCAGTACCAAGTGATGGTTCTCTCAGCCACAGCATATGTTGCATCCATCTCAGGAATTATCTTGATGTATATCTGGTATGTGCCCAGTTTATCCTGCAGCCTCAATATCCTCTTTATCACCTTGACCCTGGTGCTTCTACAACTCATGATCCTCACATCATTGCATGCGAAG GTTAAAGTAGGATTTCTGGCACCAGGGCTGATGGGAATGTATGTTGTGTATCTTTGCTGGAGTGCAATCAGGAG TGAGCCACAGACAGAGATCTGCAATAAGAAAGCAGAAGTTGCGACAAGTGCAGATTGGCTTACTATTGTG AGCTTTGTTATTGCTGTCCTTGCAATAGTCATTGCAACATTTTCAACAGGGATAGACTCCAAATGCTTTCAG TTCAAGAAAACTGAAGCAGAGTCAGAAGATGATGTTCCCTATGGGTATGGCTTCTTTCATTTTGTCTTTGCTATGGGAGCAATGTACTTTGCCATGCTATTTGTGGGATGGAATGCACAAAACACCATGCAAAA GTGGACAATAGATGTTGGATGGGCCAGCACTTGGGTCAGAATTGTCAATGAATGGGTAGCAACACTTGTCTACA TATGGATGCTGGTTGCACCCCTTGTGTGGAAGAGCAGAAGGCAAGCAGATCCAGTATAG
- the LOC103991280 gene encoding uncharacterized protein LOC103991280: protein MVGGGSRRDDGPLQISSTNVFAALETLKKKKKSDKLSKSKGPPKSQARKPEQQVFWAPTPLTVKSWADVDDDDDDYYATTAPPQAVWGLSEQQPKKEVVAAVEEESESEDDGLDIGDDDVEEEPEHEPEVAVATEPIIEKPASVSVPSKDAERQLSKKELKKKEMEELDALLHELGISSKDSNAAQDETNDKKQPEQSGGGEKKENSGAPLEIKSSKKKKAKKEKSSKDTKEYVEQPADLNNNNNSPDEVVAEPEEEDASAVDVKERIKKVASMKKKKSNKEMDAAAKAAAIEAAARSARLAAAKKKEKSHYNQQPAR, encoded by the exons ATGGTCGGAGGTGGAAGCAGGAGGGACGATGGGCCCTTGCAGATTAGTAGCACCAACGTTTTCGCGGCGCTCGAGAccctcaagaagaagaagaagtcggaCAAGTTGTCGAAGAGCAAGGGTCCGCCCAAGAGCCAGGCGAGGAAGCCGGAGCAGCAGGTATTTTGGGCTCCGACGCCGTTGACGGTGAAATCTTGGGCTGatgtcgatgatgatgatgatgattactaCGCAACCACGGCGCCACCTCAGGCTGTTTGGGGCTTGTCGGAACAGCAGCCCAAAAAGGAAGTTGTGGCAGCCGTAGAGGAG GAAAGTGAAAGCGAAGATGATGGTCTTGATATCGGCGATGATGATGTTGAGGAGGAACCTGAACATGAACCTGAGGTTGCCGTTGCAACTGAACCAATTATCGAGAAACCTGCTTCTGTTTCAGTACCATCCAAAGATGCAGAACGGCAACTGTCAAAGAAGGAGCTTAAGAAAAAGGAAATGGAAGAACTTGATGCACTTCTGCATGAGCTAGGCATTTCCAGCAAAGATAGTAATGCTGCACAAGATGAGACGAATG ACAAGAAACAACCGGAGCAAAGTGGCGGTggagagaaaaaggaaaactCAGGTGCTCCTTTGGAGATCAAAagttcaaagaaaaagaaggccaaAAAGGAGAAATCTTCAAAGGACACCAAGGAATATGTGGAACAGCCTGCCGATctcaataacaataacaacagcCCGGACGAGGTGGTTGCTGAGCCtgaggaagaagatgcatctgcAGTTGATGTGAAGGAGAGGATAAAAAAGGTGGCttccatgaagaagaagaaatcaaataaaGAGATGGATGCTGCTGCGAAAGCTGCCGCCATCGAGGCAGCTGCAAGAAGTGCTAGGCTTGCTGCtgcaaagaagaaagagaagagtcACTACAATCAACAACCAGCACGGTGA
- the LOC135582888 gene encoding E3 ubiquitin-protein ligase At1g63170-like isoform X1 codes for MGETETEQRVGFGVQADRHSLLMDRAANLNGHEHAIDISQRNDASTSVSARNDHGDSDGAYNEDRPSTSTLAPVSQLAPTSPNISNSINFSLPRRADNYGRRNRSPLNSGLWISVELVVNVSQIIAAIIVLSLSRHEHPRTPLFAWIIGYTTGCFATLPHLYWRYIHRNSLISEQEPALYGQGTSRNSPPESSAYADISVTQDPEQENGHNSVPETRQTTVTSQRIHSLVDHFKMALDFFFAVWFVVGNVWVFGGHSSSHDAPNLYRLCIVFLAFSCIGYALPFILCAIICCCLPCIISIMGFREDINHGRGATQESINALPTYKFKTKRRKNRGDKEINLDNQGIGGILAAGTDKERIVSAEDAVCCICLAKYVDNEELRELPCTHFFHKECVDKWLKINALCPLCKTEVGDTTTSSRSSGIHITGNWGLV; via the exons ATGGGGGAGACCGAGACCGAGCAGCGAGTGGGATTCGG GGTTCAAGCTGATAGACATTCTTTGCTGATGGATCGAGCAGCTAATTTGAATGGACATGAACATGCGATTGATATATCACAGCGCAATGATGCTTCAACTTCCGTCTCTGCTCGAAATGACCATGGTGACTCAGATGGAGCATATAATGAAGATAGACCTTCGACAAGCACTTTGGCTCCTGTTTCTCAATTAGCTCCAACATCACCAAATATTTCCAATTCAATAAATTTTTCTTTGCCAAGGAGAGCTGATAATTATGGCCGTCGAAATAGAAGTCCTTTGAACTCTGGTTTGTGGATTTCAGTTGAGCTTGTTGTTAATGTGAGTCAAATTATAGCAGCTATCATTGTGCTCTCCTTGTCAAGACATGAACATCCCCGAACTCCATTATTTGCATGGATCATAGGTTACACAACAGGCTGTTTTGCTACACTTCCTCATCTTTATTGGCGTTATATTCATCGCAATAGTCTGATCTCTGAGCAAGAACCAGCACTTTATGGTCAGGGTACTTCGCGTAACAGCCCTCCAGAATCTAGTGCTTATGCTGATATCTCTGTCACTCAAGATCCAGAGCAAGAAAATGGCCACAATTCAGTGCCAGAGACAAGGCAAACTACAGTAACTAGCCAAAG GATACATTCTCTAGTTGACCATTTTAAGATGGCATTGGATTTCTTTTTTGCTGTGTGGTTTGTTGTTGGGAATGTGTGGGTGTTTGGTGGGCACTCTTCTTCTCATGATGCCCCTAACCTGTACCG GTTATGCATCGTGTTCCTTGCATTTAGCTGTATTGGGTATGCTTTGCCTTTCATTCTATGTGCAATAATCTGTTGCTGCTTGCCTTGCATTATATCAATCATGGGCTTTAGAGAGGATATTAATCATGGTAGAGGTGCTACCCAAGAATCAATTAACGCATTGCCAACTTACAAGTTCAAAACAAAGAGGAGGAAAAATAGAGGCGACAAAGAAATTAACTTGGATAATCAAGGCATTGGTGGGATATTGGCTGCTGGGACTGATAAGGAGCGAATTGTTTCTGCCGAAGATGCT GTTTGTTGCATTTGTCTCGCAAAGTATGTGGACAATGAGGAGCTCCGTGAGCTTCCATGCACCCATTTCTTCCACAAGGAGTGCGTCGATAAGTGGCTTAAGATAAATGCACTTTGTCCCCTCTGCAAAACCGAGGTGGGAGACACTACAACCTCAAGCAGAAGCTCAGGAATTCACATCACGGGAAACTGGGGGTTGGTGTAA
- the LOC135582888 gene encoding E3 ubiquitin-protein ligase At1g63170-like isoform X2 translates to MDRAANLNGHEHAIDISQRNDASTSVSARNDHGDSDGAYNEDRPSTSTLAPVSQLAPTSPNISNSINFSLPRRADNYGRRNRSPLNSGLWISVELVVNVSQIIAAIIVLSLSRHEHPRTPLFAWIIGYTTGCFATLPHLYWRYIHRNSLISEQEPALYGQGTSRNSPPESSAYADISVTQDPEQENGHNSVPETRQTTVTSQRIHSLVDHFKMALDFFFAVWFVVGNVWVFGGHSSSHDAPNLYRLCIVFLAFSCIGYALPFILCAIICCCLPCIISIMGFREDINHGRGATQESINALPTYKFKTKRRKNRGDKEINLDNQGIGGILAAGTDKERIVSAEDAVCCICLAKYVDNEELRELPCTHFFHKECVDKWLKINALCPLCKTEVGDTTTSSRSSGIHITGNWGLV, encoded by the exons ATGGATCGAGCAGCTAATTTGAATGGACATGAACATGCGATTGATATATCACAGCGCAATGATGCTTCAACTTCCGTCTCTGCTCGAAATGACCATGGTGACTCAGATGGAGCATATAATGAAGATAGACCTTCGACAAGCACTTTGGCTCCTGTTTCTCAATTAGCTCCAACATCACCAAATATTTCCAATTCAATAAATTTTTCTTTGCCAAGGAGAGCTGATAATTATGGCCGTCGAAATAGAAGTCCTTTGAACTCTGGTTTGTGGATTTCAGTTGAGCTTGTTGTTAATGTGAGTCAAATTATAGCAGCTATCATTGTGCTCTCCTTGTCAAGACATGAACATCCCCGAACTCCATTATTTGCATGGATCATAGGTTACACAACAGGCTGTTTTGCTACACTTCCTCATCTTTATTGGCGTTATATTCATCGCAATAGTCTGATCTCTGAGCAAGAACCAGCACTTTATGGTCAGGGTACTTCGCGTAACAGCCCTCCAGAATCTAGTGCTTATGCTGATATCTCTGTCACTCAAGATCCAGAGCAAGAAAATGGCCACAATTCAGTGCCAGAGACAAGGCAAACTACAGTAACTAGCCAAAG GATACATTCTCTAGTTGACCATTTTAAGATGGCATTGGATTTCTTTTTTGCTGTGTGGTTTGTTGTTGGGAATGTGTGGGTGTTTGGTGGGCACTCTTCTTCTCATGATGCCCCTAACCTGTACCG GTTATGCATCGTGTTCCTTGCATTTAGCTGTATTGGGTATGCTTTGCCTTTCATTCTATGTGCAATAATCTGTTGCTGCTTGCCTTGCATTATATCAATCATGGGCTTTAGAGAGGATATTAATCATGGTAGAGGTGCTACCCAAGAATCAATTAACGCATTGCCAACTTACAAGTTCAAAACAAAGAGGAGGAAAAATAGAGGCGACAAAGAAATTAACTTGGATAATCAAGGCATTGGTGGGATATTGGCTGCTGGGACTGATAAGGAGCGAATTGTTTCTGCCGAAGATGCT GTTTGTTGCATTTGTCTCGCAAAGTATGTGGACAATGAGGAGCTCCGTGAGCTTCCATGCACCCATTTCTTCCACAAGGAGTGCGTCGATAAGTGGCTTAAGATAAATGCACTTTGTCCCCTCTGCAAAACCGAGGTGGGAGACACTACAACCTCAAGCAGAAGCTCAGGAATTCACATCACGGGAAACTGGGGGTTGGTGTAA
- the LOC135582888 gene encoding E3 ubiquitin-protein ligase At1g63170-like isoform X3, translating to MGETETEQRVGFGVQADRHSLLMDRAANLNGHEHAIDISQRNDASTSVSARNDHGDSDGAYNEDRPSTSTLAPVSQLAPTSPNISNSINFSLPRRADNYGRRNRSPLNSGLWISVELVVNVSQIIAAIIVLSLSRHEHPRTPLFAWIIGYTTGCFATLPHLYWRYIHRNSLISEQEPALYGQGTSRNSPPESSAYADISVTQDPEQENGHNSVPETRQTTVTSQRIHSLVDHFKMALDFFFAVWFVVGNVWVFGGHSSSHDAPNLYRLCIVFLAFSCIGYALPFILCAIICCCLPCIISIMGFREDINHGRGATQESINALPTYKFKTKRRKNRGDKEINLDNQGIGGILAAGTDKERIVSAEDAIAETFFPHGGCQSYVEKSLQCGGLLHLSRKVCGQ from the exons ATGGGGGAGACCGAGACCGAGCAGCGAGTGGGATTCGG GGTTCAAGCTGATAGACATTCTTTGCTGATGGATCGAGCAGCTAATTTGAATGGACATGAACATGCGATTGATATATCACAGCGCAATGATGCTTCAACTTCCGTCTCTGCTCGAAATGACCATGGTGACTCAGATGGAGCATATAATGAAGATAGACCTTCGACAAGCACTTTGGCTCCTGTTTCTCAATTAGCTCCAACATCACCAAATATTTCCAATTCAATAAATTTTTCTTTGCCAAGGAGAGCTGATAATTATGGCCGTCGAAATAGAAGTCCTTTGAACTCTGGTTTGTGGATTTCAGTTGAGCTTGTTGTTAATGTGAGTCAAATTATAGCAGCTATCATTGTGCTCTCCTTGTCAAGACATGAACATCCCCGAACTCCATTATTTGCATGGATCATAGGTTACACAACAGGCTGTTTTGCTACACTTCCTCATCTTTATTGGCGTTATATTCATCGCAATAGTCTGATCTCTGAGCAAGAACCAGCACTTTATGGTCAGGGTACTTCGCGTAACAGCCCTCCAGAATCTAGTGCTTATGCTGATATCTCTGTCACTCAAGATCCAGAGCAAGAAAATGGCCACAATTCAGTGCCAGAGACAAGGCAAACTACAGTAACTAGCCAAAG GATACATTCTCTAGTTGACCATTTTAAGATGGCATTGGATTTCTTTTTTGCTGTGTGGTTTGTTGTTGGGAATGTGTGGGTGTTTGGTGGGCACTCTTCTTCTCATGATGCCCCTAACCTGTACCG GTTATGCATCGTGTTCCTTGCATTTAGCTGTATTGGGTATGCTTTGCCTTTCATTCTATGTGCAATAATCTGTTGCTGCTTGCCTTGCATTATATCAATCATGGGCTTTAGAGAGGATATTAATCATGGTAGAGGTGCTACCCAAGAATCAATTAACGCATTGCCAACTTACAAGTTCAAAACAAAGAGGAGGAAAAATAGAGGCGACAAAGAAATTAACTTGGATAATCAAGGCATTGGTGGGATATTGGCTGCTGGGACTGATAAGGAGCGAATTGTTTCTGCCGAAGATGCT ATTGCTGAAACATTCTTTCCACATGGAGGTTGCCAATCGTACGTGGAGAAATCTCTGCAATGTGGAG GTTTGTTGCATTTGTCTCGCAAAGTATGTGGACAATGA